From the Erythrolamprus reginae isolate rEryReg1 chromosome Z, rEryReg1.hap1, whole genome shotgun sequence genome, one window contains:
- the AREG gene encoding amphiregulin — protein MRAPHFLLLLLPLLQRPVYQHAIGSELNVTKDEQNIPNLNTFNISSTDRLSSRVESEEAEDNVKEVREPQFLVNDAGREKPPIKNPANLDGGKKNPNKPKRKGSEKKTKRKIKTPCEGKYKGFCVHGECRYIKQFLIPVCTCHPDYFGERCVEQFLKTKKINDKTSVLKIEVVVVSIFFAMISFAIIIIVITEKIRKKCTNYNEIEERRNLKKENGIPSSNV, from the exons ATGCGCGCCCCacactttctcctccttctcctcccgctGCTCCAGAGGCCAG TTTACCAGCATGCTATTGGATCAGAGCTAAATGTGACAAAAGATGAGCAAAACATACCCAACTTGAACACCTTCAATATATCTTCCACTGATCGGTTATCATCAAGAGTTGAATCTGAAGAGGCTGAAGATAATGTGAAGGAAGTGAGAGAACCTCAGTTCCTTGTGAATGATGCAGGAAGAG AGAAACCACCTATTAAGAATCCAGCAAATTTAGATGGTGGAAAAAAGAACCCTAACAAACCCAAAAGAAAAGGAAGTGAGAAGAAAACTAAAAGGAAAATTAAAACTCCTTGTGAAGGAAAATATAAAGGTTTTTGTGTTCATGGTGAATGCAGATACATCAAACAGTTTCTAATACCTGTTTGCAC ATGCCACCCAGATTACTTTGGTGAACGCTGTGTGGAACAGTTTTTGAagacaaaaaaaatcaatgataAAACAAGTGTCTTAAAAATAGAAGTTGTGGTAGTATCAATTTTCTTCGCGATGATCAGTTTCGCCATCATTATAATTGTCATCACTGAAAA GATAAGAAAAAAATGCACTAACTATAATGAAATAGAGGAAAGGAGAAATctcaaaaaagaaaatggaattcCCAGTAGTAATGTCTAA